Genomic DNA from Fimbriimonas ginsengisoli Gsoil 348:
CTCAATCAGATCGCACCCGCCCAGGGTCCCCAGCCGACCTTCGCCACCGTCGGCGCTATTTGCGCGAGAGCGTCCAGCGCGGACGACCTCGCTAAGGTCCTCGACAACCTCGCCACCGACGCCCAACCGCGCCAGCTAGGGAGAATTAATATCAACACGGCCCCCGAGTCAGTACTCCAGACCGTTCCCGGCATCACGCCCGACCTCGCCACCGCCATCGTTCAACGCCAAACCCAAGGGTTCGCCTCGTTAGGTGAAGTCACCCAGGTACCGGGCATCACGTCGCAAGTGCTTTCCCAGTGCGCGGATCTCCTGACCGCTTCGTCCCAAACCTTCTATGTTCGAATCGTAGGAACCTCCGGACAAACGTCGGTTGCGGTTCTCGCGCTTATCGACGTGGAAAATGGGACCCCCAAGCTGTTAATGGTTCAGGATCAGCCATTCAACGATATGATTACTCGCTGGAACTGGCCGACCGACACCAACGTCGACACGACTCTAAAGGAGGCAGCTTGAACAGCCTCCCGGCCCCGAAGCGGGGTGGCCCTGCTCCCGACCTGGCCATCGAGTACTCCGCTCGCGGACTAACCGTTTACGATCCTCGAACCCGGTCTTCCCAACCATTTCAAGATCTGGCGACCGTCGGCGCGACCTACGGTGGCCGCTACGTCGTCGTCGCACTCTCCCGCCGGTCCGTCTTCGTCCGCACCACGCGCGTTCCGAACGCCTCCGCGGACGACATCCGGCAGATCCTGATGATGCGGATGGCCGACCTCTTTCCGCTCGGTCCGGTCGAGCTGGCGATCGATTTCCACGTCACCGACGACCTAAATCAGGAAGGGCGGCTTGCCATCGTCGCCGCGGTACCCACCACCGAGCTCCGCCGGATCCGGGAAGACGCTAAGTCCGCCGGCCTTCGCGTGCTCGCCGTCGTCCCCGTCGCCATCGGATCCGTCAGCATTGCCCGCGCGCTTCAGCAGCAAAACGCCGCTATCGTAAGCCGCGATCAAGAAGGGATCGGGATCGATATCGTGCTGGACAACCAGCTCCGGCAGAGTCGGGTCGTTCCCTCCTCCGCCGCCGTCGAGGCCGAGGTATGCCGCACCTACTCGGTGGCCGGCATCCCTTGCGGAGAAATCGTGGCCGCCGACGGAGTGGTGCTCAAAGCGCCGGACCTCGACACGAACGATTCGCCCCTCGCCGCCCTGATCGACGGCTACGTGCACGGTCTCGGCCTCAACCTGGAGCTTCCCGAAGCCATCGATCTCCGCCTGAAGCAAGGGCGGGACAAACACCGGCGCACTGCCTTCGTGCTCGCCGCCGCCGCTCTGGCGACCCTGATATTTGTAGCCAACGACCGGATCTCCGCCGGCAGCAAAGTCGATGCCGAGATCGGCAAGGCGCAAAAGGACGCGTCGGACGCCAAAACGAAGCTAAAGCAGCGCGAAAAGGAGCTCGACGTCGCCACCAAGAACGAGGACACCGTCAACCGGGCGTTCCAGCCGGCGCAACGGCTCGGCGACGTCGCCGTCCTGATGGCGAATCGGGTTCCCCAGGGGATTTGGCTGAACGGATTTACCGCCGAGCGCGGAAAGCCGGTGACCGCCCGCGGCGTCGCAAAGACGAG
This window encodes:
- a CDS encoding PilN domain-containing protein, whose product is MNSLPAPKRGGPAPDLAIEYSARGLTVYDPRTRSSQPFQDLATVGATYGGRYVVVALSRRSVFVRTTRVPNASADDIRQILMMRMADLFPLGPVELAIDFHVTDDLNQEGRLAIVAAVPTTELRRIREDAKSAGLRVLAVVPVAIGSVSIARALQQQNAAIVSRDQEGIGIDIVLDNQLRQSRVVPSSAAVEAEVCRTYSVAGIPCGEIVAADGVVLKAPDLDTNDSPLAALIDGYVHGLGLNLELPEAIDLRLKQGRDKHRRTAFVLAAAALATLIFVANDRISAGSKVDAEIGKAQKDASDAKTKLKQREKELDVATKNEDTVNRAFQPAQRLGDVAVLMANRVPQGIWLNGFTAERGKPVTARGVAKTSEAVGTYMQRLSAEPRLRDVKLVGFSSSGQIEGIPVVQFSVSAFPVGNLTLADPFAKKGASAPVKSK